A region from the Melanotaenia boesemani isolate fMelBoe1 chromosome 11, fMelBoe1.pri, whole genome shotgun sequence genome encodes:
- the loxhd1b gene encoding lipoxygenase homology domain-containing protein 1 isoform X2 yields MLGAGADAKVYINIYGENGDTGERYLRNSDNLNKFERGQEDVFIVTAVDLGPLKKLRIRHDNSNPYSSWYLDRVEIVDTMEDTTYYFPCNRWLAVDEDDGQIARELVPVDEAFMRQDEDEEGTSATLGLEQKSMSTTYTLKIKTGDKEYAGTDANVFAILFGEKDDTGIINLKACKNYKNKFEQGMINEFTVEAVDLGDLEKLRIGHDNSGGSAGWFLDWVEINAPSQGQRMRFPCGRWLDKVEDDGAIVRDLYPAELQTELYTPFVPYEIKIFTSDVFAAGTDADVFIVLYGTKGMCTQQKHLCVNKRERRLYFERGAEDMFIVELPDFSQLEDIGDVIEKIRIGHDNRGTNPGWHLDRVEIRRQLRKGKGSETTIFPCECWLAKSEDDGETVRELVPSSIITQKLLRDGTLKTTETEVEDALETHMYKVSVRTGDMYGAGTDANVFLTIYGDLGDTGERKLAKSENNRNKFERGEVDKFTIEAVDLGQVFKIHIRHDNSLVGADWYLDQVEVQDVDTEEVYMFLCERWLSTKKEDNQIERTFYVKGYEGERNTDPYFKKMAQSKLGLDRNANKKKKKKKVAVVEDGPIIPYHFSLSTGIDRDASTTARVYVIIIGPNDVETDRMWLDLPEGKKSFASGTMEHFVCYGTDVGEIKRVELGHNGVTPESCWLVDELSVAVPTKGIKYIFPCKCWLAKDRGDGLTTRLLNVLDSSTINIIRKVIYSVTVVTGDTQYAGTDTNILLTVYGANGSTEEILLPKNGDRFERGQEDTFALEIDDIAPLKKIRIRIDGSGSRPDWFFDRIIMRNLITEEEYLFAYENWLSNTKGPKRTKVCELAAVVDEEEMVEKTTYIIQVQTSDVGGAGTDTNVFLIVFGEYGDTGVLALKESTNRNKFERKMKDVFRFPDMLSLGELSKVRVWHDNKGPAAGWHLEYIDVKDEAMDQTFRFPCDRWLAKNEDDGQIMRELACANNDSVDLSDKTKYEIVTTTANTDDASTTENAWIVLEGRKARSKEFVLENKKKKFLCGATDTFEFSSKHLGDIVSICLGHITKDGKKVKNEAFWHLMEVVVTEKELGNKYFFHCDAQIPLAAKKDQFLTFECYKSIESFASKVRNLVPIKYEIIVITGDIKGGGTDANVFITLYGVNGDSGKRDLRQKFRNLFERGQTDRFVLEMLDLGELLRVKMEHDSTSSNCGWYLECVEVTNTANSVTTIFPCGKWLDASKADRQIQQVLYPRH; encoded by the exons ATGCTGGGAGCTGGGGCAGATGCCAAAGTCTACATTAATATTTATGGGGAAAATGGAGACACTGGAGAGCGCTATCTGAGGAATTCTGACAATCTCAACAAATTTGAACGAGGACAG GAAGACGTTTTCATAGTGACAGCTGTTGATTTGGGCCCTTTGAAGAAGCTCCGAATCCGCCATGACAACAGTAACCCTTACTCATCCTGGTACCTGGATCGTGTTGAGATAGTAGACACAATGGAGGATACAAC ATACTACTTCCCCTGTAACCGCTGGCTTGCAGTGGACGAGGATGATGGGCAGATAGCGAGAGAGTTGGTTCCTGTGGACGAGGCTTTTATGAGgcaggatgaggatgaggaagggaCAAGCGCCACTCTGGGGCTCGAGCAGAAAT cCATGTCAACTACATAtactcttaaaataaaaactggagaCAAGGAGTATGCTGGAACTGACGCCAATGTCTTTGCCATCCTGTTTGGTGAAAAAGATGATACAG GGATCATCAACCTGAAGGCttgtaaaaactacaaaaacaagtTTGAACAGGGAATGATCAATGAGTTCACTGTGGAGGCTGTGGACTTGGGCGACCTAGAGAAGCTTCGAATTGGACATGACAACTCAG GAGGTTCAGCTGGGTGGTTTTTGGACTGGGTTGAGATCAATGCCCCCTCTCAGGGTCAGAGAATGCGCTTCCCGTGTGGCCGCTGGCTGGATAAAGTAGAGGATGATGGTGCGATTGTGAGAGATCTCTATCCTGCTGAGTTACAGACTGAACTTTACACCCCCT TTGTGCCTTATGAGATAAAAATATTCACCAGTGATGTGTTTGCTGCGGGAACAGACGCCGATGTGTTCATAGTCCTGTATGGGACTAAAGGAATGTGCACACAGCAGAAACACCTGTGTGTCAACAAAAGAGAGCGACGGCTGTACTTTGAGAGAGGAGCTGAGGACATGTTTATTGTGGAG TTACCTGATTTTTCACAGCTGGAGGACATTGGGGATGTTATAGAGAAAATCAGGATTGGTCATGACAACAGGGGCACCAACCCAGGATGGCACCTTGACAGAGTGGAGATCAGGCGACAACTCCGGAAAGGAAAG GGTTCAGAGACAACCATTTTCCCATGTGAGTGCTGGCTCGCCAAGTCTGAAGATGATGGGGAGACGGTGCGGGAGCTGGTGCCCTCAAGCATCATCACACAGAAACTCCTCAGGGATGGGACGCTGAAGACAACTGAAACAGAGGTGGAGGATGCGCTGGAGA CTCACATGTACAAGGTGTCTGTGCGGACAGGTGATATGTacggagctgggactgatgccaACGTTTTTCTCACCATTTACGGTGACCTGGGAGACACAGGAGAGCGCAAACTTGCCAAATCAgagaacaacagaaacaaatttGAGAGAGGAGAA GTGGATAAGTTTACCATTGAGGCTGTGGACCTGGGACAGGTATTCAAGATTCACATCCGCCATGATAACTCCTTGGTGGGAGCTGATTGGTACCTGGACCAGGTGGAGGTGCAGGATGTGGACACAGAGGAAGTTTACATGTTTCTGTGTGAACGCTGGCTGTcaacaaagaaagaagacaatCAAATAGAGAGGACCTTCTATGTCAAG GGGTATGAGGGTGAAAGGAACACTGATCCATATTTCAAGAAGATGGCCCAGAGCAAATTAGGACTGGACAGAAATGccaacaagaagaaaaagaagaaaaaggtggcGGTGGTCGAAGACGGTCCAA TCATCCCGTATCACTTCTCGCTTTCCACTGGAATTGACCGTGATGCCAGCACTACAGCCAGGGTTTATGTCATCATCATCGGCCCTAATGATGTTGAAACAGACCGAATGTGGTTGGACCTGCCTGAGGGAAAGAAATCTTTCGCATCTGGCACCATGGAGCATTTTGTGTGCTATGGAACTGACGTAGGAGAGATCAAGAGGGTGGAA CTTGGCCATAATGGTGTCACACCAGAGAGCTGTTGGTTGGTGGATGAGCTGTCGGTTGCCGTGCCAACAAAAGGTATCAAGTACATCTTCCCATGCAAGTGCTGGCTGGCCAAAGACAGGGGAGATGGTCTGACTACCAGACTGTTAAATGTGCTGGACTCCAGCACCATCAACATTATTCGCAAA GTTATTTATTCAGTCACAGTTGTCACAGGAGACACTCAGTATGCAGGGACTGACACAAACATTTTGCTGACTGTATACGGAGCCAATGGGAGCACAGAGGAAATTCTGCTACCGAAAAATGGGGATAG GTTTGAAAGAGGCCAAGAAGACACATTCGCCTTGGAGATAGATGACATTGCTCCTTTAAAGAAGATCAGAATTCGGATTGATGGCAGTGGGAGTCGCCCTGACTGGTTTTTTGATAGG ATCATCATGCGGAACCTGATCACAGAAGAAGAGTATCTGTTTGCCTATGAGAATTGGCTGTCCAATACCAAAGGGCCAAAGAGGACAAAAGTATGTGAACTGGCAGCTGTGGTGGATGAAGAAGAGATGGTGGAAAAAACAACCTACATAATCCAAGTACAGACCAGTGATGTTGGAG GTGCTGGCACTGATACCAACGTGTTTTTGATTGTGTTCGGGGAGTACGGAGACACTGGAGTGCTAGCTCTGAAGGAGAGTACCAACAGGAACAAGTTTGAGCGAAAAATGAAGGACGTGTTCAGATTTCCTGACATGCTCAGTTTGGGCGAGCTGTCTAAAGTCAGAGTGTGGCATGACAACAAAG GCCCTGCTGCTGGCTGGCACCTGGAGTACATCGACGTGAAAGATGAGGCCATGGACCAGACGTTCAGGTTCCCCTGCGATCGCTGGCTGGCTAAAAATGAAGATGATGGGCAGATTATGAGGGAGCTGGCTTGTGCCAACAATGATTCTGTAGACCTCAGTGACAAAACAA AATATGAAATTGTTACAACAACTGCTAACACAGATGACGCCTCCACCACGGAAAATGCCTGGATTGTGTTGGAAGGAAGGAAAGCACGTTCCAAGGAGTTTGTTctggaaaacaagaaaaagaagttcTTATG cGGTGCCACTGATACATTTGAGTTCTCATCCAAGCACCTGGGGGACATTGTCAGCATCTGTCTTGGCCATAtaacaaaagatggaaaaaaggtGAAGAATGAAGCCTTCTGGCACCTTATGGAGGTGGTGGTGACAGAAAAGGAGCTGGGAAACAA GTATTTCTTCCACTGTGATGCACAAATCCCCCTGGCAGCCAAAAAGGACCAATTCCTGACATTTGAGTGCTATAAATCCATTGAGAGCTTTGCAAGCAAAGTTCGCAACCTGGTCCCTATCAAGTACGAAATTATCGTCATCACTGGGGACATTAAAGGGGGCGGCACAGatgcaaatgtttttatcaCCCTCTATGGTGTCAACGGGGACTCGGGCAAGCGAGATCTGCGGCAGAAGTTCCGCAACCTTTTTGAGCGAGGGCAAACGGACCGCTTCGTTCTGGAGATGTTGGACCTTGGAGAGCTGCTGAGGGTCAAAATGGAACATGACAGCACCAGCAGCAACTGTGGGTGGTATTTAGAGTGTGTTGAGGTGACCAACACAgcaaactcagtcacaaccatCTTTCCATGTGGAAAGTGGCTGGATGCTTCTAAGGCTGACAGACAAATTCAGCAAGTGCTCTACCCCAGGCATTAG
- the loxhd1b gene encoding lipoxygenase homology domain-containing protein 1 isoform X3, translated as MRQDEDEEGTSATLGLEQKSMSTTYTLKIKTGDKEYAGTDANVFAILFGEKDDTGIINLKACKNYKNKFEQGMINEFTVEAVDLGDLEKLRIGHDNSGGSAGWFLDWVEINAPSQGQRMRFPCGRWLDKVEDDGAIVRDLYPAELQTELYTPFVPYEIKIFTSDVFAAGTDADVFIVLYGTKGMCTQQKHLCVNKRERRLYFERGAEDMFIVELPDFSQLEDIGDVIEKIRIGHDNRGTNPGWHLDRVEIRRQLRKGKGSETTIFPCECWLAKSEDDGETVRELVPSSIITQKLLRDGTLKTTETEVEDALETHMYKVSVRTGDMYGAGTDANVFLTIYGDLGDTGERKLAKSENNRNKFERGEVDKFTIEAVDLGQVFKIHIRHDNSLVGADWYLDQVEVQDVDTEEVYMFLCERWLSTKKEDNQIERTFYVKGYEGERNTDPYFKKMAQSKLGLDRNANKKKKKKKVAVVEDGPIIPYHFSLSTGIDRDASTTARVYVIIIGPNDVETDRMWLDLPEGKKSFASGTMEHFVCYGTDVGEIKRVELGHNGVTPESCWLVDELSVAVPTKGIKYIFPCKCWLAKDRGDGLTTRLLNVLDSSTINIIRKVIYSVTVVTGDTQYAGTDTNILLTVYGANGSTEEILLPKNGDRFERGQEDTFALEIDDIAPLKKIRIRIDGSGSRPDWFFDRIIMRNLITEEEYLFAYENWLSNTKGPKRTKVCELAAVVDEEEMVEKTTYIIQVQTSDVGGAGTDTNVFLIVFGEYGDTGVLALKESTNRNKFERKMKDVFRFPDMLSLGELSKVRVWHDNKGPAAGWHLEYIDVKDEAMDQTFRFPCDRWLAKNEDDGQIMRELACANNDSVDLSDKTKYEIVTTTANTDDASTTENAWIVLEGRKARSKEFVLENKKKKFLCGATDTFEFSSKHLGDIVSICLGHITKDGKKVKNEAFWHLMEVVVTEKELGNKYFFHCDAQIPLAAKKDQFLTFECYKSIESFASKVRNLVPIKYEIIVITGDIKGGGTDANVFITLYGVNGDSGKRDLRQKFRNLFERGQTDRFVLEMLDLGELLRVKMEHDSTSSNCGWYLECVEVTNTANSVTTIFPCGKWLDASKADRQIQQVLYPRH; from the exons ATGAGgcaggatgaggatgaggaagggaCAAGCGCCACTCTGGGGCTCGAGCAGAAAT cCATGTCAACTACATAtactcttaaaataaaaactggagaCAAGGAGTATGCTGGAACTGACGCCAATGTCTTTGCCATCCTGTTTGGTGAAAAAGATGATACAG GGATCATCAACCTGAAGGCttgtaaaaactacaaaaacaagtTTGAACAGGGAATGATCAATGAGTTCACTGTGGAGGCTGTGGACTTGGGCGACCTAGAGAAGCTTCGAATTGGACATGACAACTCAG GAGGTTCAGCTGGGTGGTTTTTGGACTGGGTTGAGATCAATGCCCCCTCTCAGGGTCAGAGAATGCGCTTCCCGTGTGGCCGCTGGCTGGATAAAGTAGAGGATGATGGTGCGATTGTGAGAGATCTCTATCCTGCTGAGTTACAGACTGAACTTTACACCCCCT TTGTGCCTTATGAGATAAAAATATTCACCAGTGATGTGTTTGCTGCGGGAACAGACGCCGATGTGTTCATAGTCCTGTATGGGACTAAAGGAATGTGCACACAGCAGAAACACCTGTGTGTCAACAAAAGAGAGCGACGGCTGTACTTTGAGAGAGGAGCTGAGGACATGTTTATTGTGGAG TTACCTGATTTTTCACAGCTGGAGGACATTGGGGATGTTATAGAGAAAATCAGGATTGGTCATGACAACAGGGGCACCAACCCAGGATGGCACCTTGACAGAGTGGAGATCAGGCGACAACTCCGGAAAGGAAAG GGTTCAGAGACAACCATTTTCCCATGTGAGTGCTGGCTCGCCAAGTCTGAAGATGATGGGGAGACGGTGCGGGAGCTGGTGCCCTCAAGCATCATCACACAGAAACTCCTCAGGGATGGGACGCTGAAGACAACTGAAACAGAGGTGGAGGATGCGCTGGAGA CTCACATGTACAAGGTGTCTGTGCGGACAGGTGATATGTacggagctgggactgatgccaACGTTTTTCTCACCATTTACGGTGACCTGGGAGACACAGGAGAGCGCAAACTTGCCAAATCAgagaacaacagaaacaaatttGAGAGAGGAGAA GTGGATAAGTTTACCATTGAGGCTGTGGACCTGGGACAGGTATTCAAGATTCACATCCGCCATGATAACTCCTTGGTGGGAGCTGATTGGTACCTGGACCAGGTGGAGGTGCAGGATGTGGACACAGAGGAAGTTTACATGTTTCTGTGTGAACGCTGGCTGTcaacaaagaaagaagacaatCAAATAGAGAGGACCTTCTATGTCAAG GGGTATGAGGGTGAAAGGAACACTGATCCATATTTCAAGAAGATGGCCCAGAGCAAATTAGGACTGGACAGAAATGccaacaagaagaaaaagaagaaaaaggtggcGGTGGTCGAAGACGGTCCAA TCATCCCGTATCACTTCTCGCTTTCCACTGGAATTGACCGTGATGCCAGCACTACAGCCAGGGTTTATGTCATCATCATCGGCCCTAATGATGTTGAAACAGACCGAATGTGGTTGGACCTGCCTGAGGGAAAGAAATCTTTCGCATCTGGCACCATGGAGCATTTTGTGTGCTATGGAACTGACGTAGGAGAGATCAAGAGGGTGGAA CTTGGCCATAATGGTGTCACACCAGAGAGCTGTTGGTTGGTGGATGAGCTGTCGGTTGCCGTGCCAACAAAAGGTATCAAGTACATCTTCCCATGCAAGTGCTGGCTGGCCAAAGACAGGGGAGATGGTCTGACTACCAGACTGTTAAATGTGCTGGACTCCAGCACCATCAACATTATTCGCAAA GTTATTTATTCAGTCACAGTTGTCACAGGAGACACTCAGTATGCAGGGACTGACACAAACATTTTGCTGACTGTATACGGAGCCAATGGGAGCACAGAGGAAATTCTGCTACCGAAAAATGGGGATAG GTTTGAAAGAGGCCAAGAAGACACATTCGCCTTGGAGATAGATGACATTGCTCCTTTAAAGAAGATCAGAATTCGGATTGATGGCAGTGGGAGTCGCCCTGACTGGTTTTTTGATAGG ATCATCATGCGGAACCTGATCACAGAAGAAGAGTATCTGTTTGCCTATGAGAATTGGCTGTCCAATACCAAAGGGCCAAAGAGGACAAAAGTATGTGAACTGGCAGCTGTGGTGGATGAAGAAGAGATGGTGGAAAAAACAACCTACATAATCCAAGTACAGACCAGTGATGTTGGAG GTGCTGGCACTGATACCAACGTGTTTTTGATTGTGTTCGGGGAGTACGGAGACACTGGAGTGCTAGCTCTGAAGGAGAGTACCAACAGGAACAAGTTTGAGCGAAAAATGAAGGACGTGTTCAGATTTCCTGACATGCTCAGTTTGGGCGAGCTGTCTAAAGTCAGAGTGTGGCATGACAACAAAG GCCCTGCTGCTGGCTGGCACCTGGAGTACATCGACGTGAAAGATGAGGCCATGGACCAGACGTTCAGGTTCCCCTGCGATCGCTGGCTGGCTAAAAATGAAGATGATGGGCAGATTATGAGGGAGCTGGCTTGTGCCAACAATGATTCTGTAGACCTCAGTGACAAAACAA AATATGAAATTGTTACAACAACTGCTAACACAGATGACGCCTCCACCACGGAAAATGCCTGGATTGTGTTGGAAGGAAGGAAAGCACGTTCCAAGGAGTTTGTTctggaaaacaagaaaaagaagttcTTATG cGGTGCCACTGATACATTTGAGTTCTCATCCAAGCACCTGGGGGACATTGTCAGCATCTGTCTTGGCCATAtaacaaaagatggaaaaaaggtGAAGAATGAAGCCTTCTGGCACCTTATGGAGGTGGTGGTGACAGAAAAGGAGCTGGGAAACAA GTATTTCTTCCACTGTGATGCACAAATCCCCCTGGCAGCCAAAAAGGACCAATTCCTGACATTTGAGTGCTATAAATCCATTGAGAGCTTTGCAAGCAAAGTTCGCAACCTGGTCCCTATCAAGTACGAAATTATCGTCATCACTGGGGACATTAAAGGGGGCGGCACAGatgcaaatgtttttatcaCCCTCTATGGTGTCAACGGGGACTCGGGCAAGCGAGATCTGCGGCAGAAGTTCCGCAACCTTTTTGAGCGAGGGCAAACGGACCGCTTCGTTCTGGAGATGTTGGACCTTGGAGAGCTGCTGAGGGTCAAAATGGAACATGACAGCACCAGCAGCAACTGTGGGTGGTATTTAGAGTGTGTTGAGGTGACCAACACAgcaaactcagtcacaaccatCTTTCCATGTGGAAAGTGGCTGGATGCTTCTAAGGCTGACAGACAAATTCAGCAAGTGCTCTACCCCAGGCATTAG